The Stigmatella ashevillena genomic sequence CCCAGGCCTGCATCTGTTTCAGTACTTCGCGGTGGACGTCTGCCCGGTGACGATGGCCACGGAGGCTGATGCGCCGAGGCGGTTGGCGCCGGCCTGAATCATCTTCATCGCGTCCTCGGCGGAGCGCACCCCTCCGGAGGCCTTCACCCCCACGTCATCGCCCACCACCTCCCGCATGAGCGCCACGTCCTCGACGGTGGCCCCTCCGGAGCTGAAACCGGTGGACGTCTTCACGAAGGCGGCGCCCGCGGCCTTCGCCAGCACGCAGCCGATGATCTTCTCCTCGCGCGTCAGCTGGCTCGTCTCCAGGATGACCTTCACCGGGTACGGTCGGCTGGCGTCCACCACGTGGGCGATGTCCTGGTGCACCAACGCATAGTCCCGGGACTTGAGCGCGCCCAGGTTGATGACCATGTCGATTTCCCGGGCGCCACAGCGGATGGCCTCGCGTGCCTCGAAGGCCTTGGCGCTGGACAGCGCGGCGCCCAGCGGGAACCCCACCACGGCAATGGGCACTGTCTTCGAACCCTCCAACACGCGCGCCACCAGCGCCACATTGGCCGAGTTCACGCACACCGTCGCGAACCCGTGCTTCCGGGCCTCCTCGGCCACCTTGAGGAGGTCCTCCCGGCTGGCCTCGGGCTTGAGCAGCGTGTGGTCGATATAGGGCGCCAGATCGGCTCCCGAGCGAAGTGTCCCCGGAGCAAGCCGGGCCGTGCCCACCTTCACCGAGGGCCCTGGACCCTCGCCTCGCGGGAAAGTTCCCCCACCGTCCGAGGGAGTGCCTGGAACCTCTTCCTTGCCTGAACGCGGGTCGATGTTGTCAGCCTCGGCCATGGCGGCGGATGTAGCCCAGATGGGGGCCCCTCGGGAAGCACCCGAACGAGGGGCTTGCGACATGCGCCCAGTGCCGCACAACAGGGGCAAGGGGTAGAGTCGCCCGGTGATGGTTCTCCCACCGCGGCTCTGTCTCCTTTTCATCCTCCTGCTGGCCTCGGTGGGGCGGGCGGCCCCCACCCCCGCGCCCCTGCCCGCGGGCAAGCCCCTCACCGTGTATTTCTTCGACGTGGGCCAGGGAGACGCCGCGCTCGTGGTCTCTCCGGCGGGAAAGACGGTCCTCATTGATAGCGGCCCTCCAGAGGCAGGACCTCAACTGGTGAGCCGACTGCGTCAGCTCGTCCACGCGCCGCTGGACCTCGTCATCCTCACCCACCCGCACCTGGACCACCTGGGAAGCATGAGGGACGCCATCCAGGCCGTGGGGGCACGGCGCTTCATGGACCCCGGGTTTGATCACCCGAGCGCCGCTTACCGGGATCTTCTCGAGTTCGTGGGCCAGGAGGTGGGCCAGGTGATGACCGCCAGCCCCAACCCCCAGACGCCCAACAGCTTGCTCACCATCGGGCTGGGGGAAGGCGTCCAGCTGACCCTCTACTGGCCCCGTTACCCCCTGGAGCCCTTCCTGAAAGACACGCGCTCCGACGCGAACTCCAACTCCATCGTGGCGCGGCTCTCCTACGGAAAGACGTCCTTCCTCTTCACCGGGGATGCGGAGCCCGACACCGAGCAGGCGCTCCTTCAGAAGCGCGTGGACCTCACCGCCACCGTGTTGAAGGTGGCGCACCATGGCGGGAGGCACTCCTCGACAGCCCCCTTCCTGGCCGCGGTGAACCCCCAGGCCGCCGTCATCTCCTGCGGCGCGAACAACGAATACGGCCACCCGAACCCAGAGACCCTGGAGCGATTGGAGAGCGTGCGCGCACGCACCTTCCGCACCGACCAGCACGGCGAGGTCAAGGCCGTCAGCGACGGCACCACCGTCACCTTCCAGACCGGGCGAGGCCCCACCCCGCGTCCGAAATCCCTTGAGAAGGCCCCCTCCCCACCTCCCCCGGAGCGCCCCAGCGCGGTGGCCCCCCCCGAGGCCCCCCGCTACGTGAGCCTCAAGGGCAGCGAAGTCTTTCACCGGGAAGATTGCGCCACCCTCAAGCGGGCGAAGACCAAGGAGCGAAAAATCTACACGCGCCGGGCCGATGCCGTCCGGGAGCGCCGGGCCGCCGAGGACTGCCATCCATGAACGCGCGCCTGCTGTTCCTCCTCGGTCTGCTGCTCGCCGCCGCGTGCACGGAGCCCCCCGCGCCCTCCCCGCCCCCCACGGCCGTGCCCTCCCCTGCGGCGAAGCGCTATTTCGCCAAGCCCGCCGACGGGAAACTCCACGTC encodes the following:
- the deoC gene encoding deoxyribose-phosphate aldolase — encoded protein: MAEADNIDPRSGKEEVPGTPSDGGGTFPRGEGPGPSVKVGTARLAPGTLRSGADLAPYIDHTLLKPEASREDLLKVAEEARKHGFATVCVNSANVALVARVLEGSKTVPIAVVGFPLGAALSSAKAFEAREAIRCGAREIDMVINLGALKSRDYALVHQDIAHVVDASRPYPVKVILETSQLTREEKIIGCVLAKAAGAAFVKTSTGFSSGGATVEDVALMREVVGDDVGVKASGGVRSAEDAMKMIQAGANRLGASASVAIVTGQTSTAKY
- a CDS encoding ComEC/Rec2 family competence protein, with translation MVLPPRLCLLFILLLASVGRAAPTPAPLPAGKPLTVYFFDVGQGDAALVVSPAGKTVLIDSGPPEAGPQLVSRLRQLVHAPLDLVILTHPHLDHLGSMRDAIQAVGARRFMDPGFDHPSAAYRDLLEFVGQEVGQVMTASPNPQTPNSLLTIGLGEGVQLTLYWPRYPLEPFLKDTRSDANSNSIVARLSYGKTSFLFTGDAEPDTEQALLQKRVDLTATVLKVAHHGGRHSSTAPFLAAVNPQAAVISCGANNEYGHPNPETLERLESVRARTFRTDQHGEVKAVSDGTTVTFQTGRGPTPRPKSLEKAPSPPPPERPSAVAPPEAPRYVSLKGSEVFHREDCATLKRAKTKERKIYTRRADAVRERRAAEDCHP